A window of Prevotella fusca JCM 17724 genomic DNA:
AAGCTCTGCGGACAAGATACATACGGATAATCAAGGCGAATTCCAAGACTCCATAGTACATGAATGCCCATCCAATCACCAACAGCGGAAGTGCTGCTGCCTCCATTGGTTTGCTAATCAGCAGAATGGCTACTACCAAGATGACTGTAGGGAAGAGCCATAGATAGAAAGGAACGCGAGCGTACTGGCGTGAACGAGCGAGGTTCATAAACTGGTTGATAGCACCGAGGATTAGCAGTGCAGCAAGGATATAAACCACTCCAGTCATGAACGTGTTAGGTATGACGGCAAGGATGATACCTAAGATGATACTGCCAACACCTGCGATAGGGAAAGAAGGCGACTTGAGGCTTTCCTCTGTTTGCTCGCTTTCTTGCTGTTCTGCTTTTGCAGCTTTCTTAGCCACTTTCTCCTTTTCAAAATAGTAAGCGATGCAAGAAATGAGTCCTGAGAGCAGGAAGAGTACACCCACAGTGATGGTCATCCACGTCATGGTTTCCTCACGATACTTAACGAGAAGGAAACCTGTCACGAACACGATAATAGCCCTTATGGCTGAGATTTGAAGTATTTTCATAAGTGCAAAAATACAAAATAATCTCTATTCCAATGTGATAGTCCTTGACTTTTTACTATTTTTGCATTAAGAAACGATGAAGTTATGACATTATTATATCTTGTAAGGCATGGTGAAACAGTGGATAATGCACATCACATCATGCAGGGACAAACACCCGGACAGCTCAACGAGAACGGTATCAGACAGGCTGAAGAAGTTGCTGACAAGCTGAAAGATGAAGCGATTGACGCTTTTGTTTCAAGCGATTTGAGGCGCAGCATTCATACCTGTGAACTGATTGCCCGACCGCATGGAATGCCCGTTACGACAACTCCTTTGCTGCGTGAACGCGACTGGGGGTCGTTTACAGGGAAGTATATCCCGGAACTGGCAAATCTCAATGACCCCTCTTTATGGCCGGATGACATAGAGAGCCTGGATGCTTTGAAGCGTCGTGCCAAGGATTTTATGGTATGGCTGAAAGAACAATATCCCGGTCAGAAGGTGCTTGCCGTCGGCCATGGCATCATCAACAAGGCTATCCAGAGTGTTTACTACAATAAGCCAATGAACGAAATCAAGCCAATGAGCAATGCCGAGATTAGGATGATTGAGCTATAAGGCTTATTAGCCCTATTAGGCTAATAAGGCTAATAAGCCCAAAACCAAAAGCGAAAAGGAGCTTCACATCACGTGAAACCCCTTCCCTTCATTTAAATAACTCTCTTTTTGTTACATCTCTAATTTGGTCTGAATGCAGCTTTTACTCATAGGTTTGCCTGCTGCGTTACAATCTTAACACCTTAACTGCTTAACTTTTTCTTCTATTGAAATTTAGTGCTTAGTATTTAAACCTGCTTGAATAATTATATTTTTTCTTTAATATTCCATGTTTCTTTTATCGGTGTCCGCCGAAGGAACTATTTCCGTTCGACACATTTCCGCCACCTGAACGGCTGCCACCGAATGTCGATCCGCCACCAAAGCTCTGGTTAGGTGCGCTGAACGAGCGGCTTGGCTCGCCAAAGGAGCTACTTGGCTCATAACTTCTTGTTGCATTGCCGAAGTTCCTGCTGCCCCCGAAGTTGCTGTCGTAGTTAGGACGGGTAACCGTTGTACGGGTTGAACTCTTGCGAGGCGCATAGTACTGGTTGCTGCGTGGTCCGTCAAAGTTACCGCGCTGCTGGTTGCCGAAACTACGCGAATAGTCGTTCTGATAGCTGTTGCCATGGCGATAGTAGTTGTAGCCACCTCTGTTGAAATCGCCACGTAAGTAGCCGTCTCTCATACCGTAGCGGTGCCTGTCAGTCCTGCCATAGAAAATATCCCTGCCATTATACCAGCTCCTGCCTCCGTTCCTGCGCCAGCTGTGTGCACCGTTGTATACACTGTAGAAGCCCGGGCGTCCGAAGTAATAATAGTCGCGGCGAGGATAGCGGGCATAAATACCGAATCGCCAGTAGCCAGCATCCCATCTCAGCGGACGGTAGAAGTAAGCTGCCTCAACGTATGCACGGTATTGCCAGTCGAAGAGGATATAGCTCAAGTCCAAGTTACGATGTGACCAGTAAGTTCCATAGAGGTCGTCCACCGTGTTGACACTCATGAGGTAGTCGAGGTTAATCTCGTAGGCAGCCTCATACTGTTCCTCTGTCAGATTCAGCTCGTAAGCCATCTTGTCGGTCAGAAAGAGTGCCTGTGCTCGAGCCTGCTCATAACTCATTGCGCTTGTTGATGCGCTTAGAATGAGCGATGCGATGAGGGTTAGTACTATCTTTCTCATAATCGTTACCTTTAATTATGTTCTTATTCAAGTCGCAGGATATGCTTTGGGAAGCATTATCCTTGCTTTCATGTTGCAAAGGAACAAAGAAAAAAAGAGTTGGTGAAAGGATTTTCCCTATATAGGGGGAGGATTTTCCCTAAAGGTGTGGAACGTTTCCCGTATATGTGAATAAAGATGTAGCTGACGGACGACTTAAATCGGTTTAAGTCAGAGATTTATACAGAATGATGTATTAATATGAATTTCTTTTCATGAAAATAAGAAATTATTTTCGTGAAGAAAAATATTTCTTTTCATGTAAATAATTCGACAGGATGTAGTTTCTGTTGCAGACAAATGTGTATATACGGATGAATCAAGTTGAGACTTATGGAATAATGGACATCATAC
This region includes:
- a CDS encoding DUF308 domain-containing protein, which translates into the protein MKILQISAIRAIIVFVTGFLLVKYREETMTWMTITVGVLFLLSGLISCIAYYFEKEKVAKKAAKAEQQESEQTEESLKSPSFPIAGVGSIILGIILAVIPNTFMTGVVYILAALLILGAINQFMNLARSRQYARVPFYLWLFPTVILVVAILLISKPMEAAALPLLVIGWAFMYYGVLEFALIIRMYLVRRAFEKAEEAKIVTGNKLVTDDIEDAEIVEE
- a CDS encoding histidine phosphatase family protein; the encoded protein is MTLLYLVRHGETVDNAHHIMQGQTPGQLNENGIRQAEEVADKLKDEAIDAFVSSDLRRSIHTCELIARPHGMPVTTTPLLRERDWGSFTGKYIPELANLNDPSLWPDDIESLDALKRRAKDFMVWLKEQYPGQKVLAVGHGIINKAIQSVYYNKPMNEIKPMSNAEIRMIEL